One window of the Rubinisphaera margarita genome contains the following:
- a CDS encoding serine/threonine-protein kinase, which yields MPNPTERAIFLQAVEEENLDDRQAYLDSACGDDRELRASIEALLAAHDEPAALLDHPIGADDSHPTLLISVPGESIDQISSQIGPYKLKEQIGEGGFGLVFVAEQEQPVRRKVALKIVKPGLGSKAIIARFEAERQAVAMMNHPNIAQVFDAGVTEDGRPYFVMELVRGLPITEFCDKKRLNITQRLELMIDVCSAVHHAHQKGIIHRDLKPSNVLVTLHDGRPVVKVIDFGVAKALGGKLTDKSIYTSFLSMIGTPLYMSPEQAEMSSLDVDTRSDIFSLGVVLYELLAGETPFDRKRLDSAGLDELRRIIREEEPPRPSTRLSTCNEAATTIADRRHIDPRGLASAIAGDLDWIVMKSLEKDRSRRYDSAAALADDLKRYLENQPIQARPPSTLYRVRKYARRHRVAFLTATLVSISLILGTAGSLWQMSKAIGERNAKDTALREATQAKTDAIAAKQKVERFAADLVRANELVVSGQSHADAGRWQDAMRDYEAAVEIQPSYYLPRVQRAQLFTRLGLWPEAAQDYAKAINMGASTSQPQWWGVPALFLYTGYDEPCERILERRREEILRNPSTPGWMLLRDIAVSNRPISSGELEPFIELTRQWLREREFDHRPKPPPMDLDFGPPADRMRGGPEHGPRRDHLGQPVLSDSTPLAVRHYIAAMVLLRAGEFDQALDLLAKAEQDRRWPGQYLVHAPAALAHYWNGDTALASEALEHSDAGIREWLSASEEGSLQSTQAPWFDLVEGLLIHREAWQVIRGTTSPLAAQLDKRRAAAKKLLNGVSSQ from the coding sequence ATGCCCAATCCCACAGAACGAGCCATCTTTCTGCAAGCGGTCGAAGAGGAGAACCTCGACGATCGCCAGGCGTATCTCGATTCCGCATGTGGCGATGATCGGGAGTTGCGAGCTTCGATCGAAGCCCTGCTCGCCGCCCATGACGAACCGGCTGCGTTGCTCGACCATCCCATCGGAGCCGATGACAGCCACCCAACCCTCCTGATTTCCGTCCCGGGCGAATCGATCGATCAGATCAGCTCGCAGATCGGCCCCTACAAATTGAAGGAGCAGATTGGCGAAGGCGGGTTTGGCCTGGTCTTTGTCGCCGAACAGGAACAGCCGGTCCGCCGTAAGGTCGCATTGAAGATCGTTAAGCCGGGCCTCGGTTCCAAAGCCATCATTGCACGCTTTGAAGCGGAGCGTCAGGCGGTAGCGATGATGAACCACCCGAACATCGCTCAGGTGTTTGACGCTGGCGTCACCGAAGATGGCCGACCTTATTTTGTGATGGAGCTGGTTCGCGGATTGCCGATCACGGAGTTTTGCGACAAAAAGCGGTTGAACATCACACAGCGTCTGGAGCTGATGATCGATGTCTGCTCGGCCGTTCATCATGCCCATCAGAAGGGCATAATCCATCGCGATCTGAAGCCTTCCAATGTGCTGGTCACGCTTCACGATGGCAGGCCCGTGGTGAAGGTCATCGACTTCGGCGTCGCCAAGGCCCTCGGAGGGAAACTGACCGACAAATCGATCTACACCAGTTTTCTCTCGATGATCGGGACGCCGTTATACATGAGCCCCGAACAGGCCGAGATGAGCAGCCTGGACGTCGATACGCGGAGCGACATCTTTTCACTCGGCGTGGTTCTGTACGAGTTGCTCGCCGGAGAGACTCCCTTCGACCGTAAGCGGCTCGACTCAGCAGGACTTGATGAACTGCGGCGGATCATTCGGGAAGAAGAACCGCCGCGTCCCAGCACAAGACTTTCCACCTGCAACGAAGCAGCGACCACGATCGCGGATCGCCGTCATATCGATCCCCGTGGTCTGGCTTCGGCGATTGCGGGCGACCTCGACTGGATCGTAATGAAGTCGCTCGAAAAAGATCGATCCCGCCGATACGACTCAGCGGCGGCACTGGCCGACGATCTGAAACGCTATCTTGAAAACCAGCCCATTCAGGCTCGACCGCCGAGCACTCTCTATCGCGTGCGGAAGTATGCCCGACGACATCGCGTCGCGTTCCTCACCGCCACACTGGTCAGCATCAGTCTGATTCTGGGAACAGCGGGAAGCCTCTGGCAGATGTCGAAAGCCATCGGCGAACGGAACGCCAAAGACACCGCGTTACGGGAAGCGACACAGGCGAAGACCGATGCCATCGCAGCCAAACAAAAAGTAGAACGGTTTGCGGCCGACCTGGTGCGAGCCAATGAACTGGTCGTCAGTGGTCAGTCCCACGCCGACGCCGGTCGCTGGCAGGATGCGATGCGGGACTACGAGGCGGCGGTCGAGATTCAGCCCAGCTATTATCTTCCTCGAGTTCAGCGAGCGCAGCTCTTCACGAGACTGGGACTCTGGCCCGAGGCGGCACAGGATTATGCGAAAGCAATCAACATGGGAGCCTCGACCTCTCAACCGCAGTGGTGGGGCGTTCCCGCTCTGTTTCTCTACACGGGTTACGATGAGCCGTGCGAGAGAATCCTGGAACGGCGACGCGAAGAGATCTTGCGAAACCCGTCGACTCCGGGATGGATGCTGTTGCGGGATATCGCAGTCAGCAATCGACCGATCTCCTCGGGTGAACTCGAACCATTCATCGAGCTGACCCGGCAATGGCTGAGGGAACGTGAGTTCGATCACCGCCCGAAACCGCCTCCGATGGATCTCGACTTCGGACCGCCTGCTGACCGGATGCGGGGTGGACCAGAACACGGCCCGAGGCGGGATCATCTGGGACAACCCGTTCTCTCGGACAGTACGCCGTTGGCGGTTCGGCATTACATCGCCGCAATGGTCCTCCTCCGCGCTGGCGAGTTTGACCAGGCGCTCGACTTACTCGCGAAGGCTGAACAGGATCGGCGGTGGCCCGGTCAATATCTCGTGCACGCCCCAGCTGCACTGGCTCACTACTGGAATGGGGATACTGCTCTGGCGAGTGAGGCATTGGAACATTCGGACGCCGGGATCCGCGAATGGCTTTCGGCTTCCGAAGAAGGTTCCCTGCAGAGCACGCAGGCTCCCTGGTTTGATCTCGTGGAAGGATTGTTGATTCATCGGGAAGCCTGGCAGGTGATTCGCGGAACGACCTCACCACTGGCAGCACAACTCGATAAGCGCCGAGCCGCGGCGAAGAAGCTCCTCAACGGAGTATCGTCGCAATGA
- a CDS encoding EF-hand domain-containing protein: MLRRSVQCVVLSGIIAVPAVLAAQPPGRGRPPGGPQGAPPPEMIFRLFQQADADRDGSVTKAELTAALKNHKGGNHPEGNGPPPEHNKSGEKRGAEGRPAHEGHERHEGREGHDGDHPHGHHGPPPEPGQILPEPVAESLKLSREQTREIAALQAGVDKRLASILTEKQMDQLKNARPPHGSHHEGEGPVDRPQRPQRAE, encoded by the coding sequence ATGCTTCGTCGTAGTGTCCAATGTGTCGTCCTGTCCGGGATCATCGCGGTTCCGGCTGTCCTTGCTGCTCAGCCGCCGGGACGCGGCCGCCCGCCTGGTGGCCCCCAAGGAGCTCCGCCACCTGAGATGATCTTCCGCCTCTTTCAACAAGCCGACGCCGATCGCGATGGCAGCGTGACGAAAGCGGAACTGACTGCCGCACTGAAGAATCACAAGGGCGGTAACCATCCGGAAGGTAACGGTCCGCCGCCGGAGCACAACAAGTCGGGCGAGAAACGTGGAGCCGAGGGCCGGCCGGCTCACGAAGGACATGAACGGCACGAAGGTCGTGAAGGACACGACGGAGATCATCCCCATGGCCATCACGGTCCGCCGCCGGAACCGGGACAGATCCTTCCGGAACCGGTCGCGGAATCACTGAAGTTGAGCCGGGAACAGACACGCGAGATTGCCGCATTGCAGGCAGGCGTCGACAAGCGTCTGGCGTCGATTCTTACAGAGAAGCAGATGGATCAGTTGAAGAACGCTCGGCCCCCTCACGGCTCCCACCACGAAGGCGAAGGTCCCGTGGATCGGCCTCAACGTCCGCAGCGAGCGGAATAG
- a CDS encoding ECF-type sigma factor: protein MDRDVTRILSAIENGDQAAASELLPLVYDELRRLAAIRMKQEQPDHTLQPTALVHEAFLRLVGNNSPQWDGRGHFFAAAAEAMRRILIENARRKGRIKRGGELQQQEFNDTIGVDSAENAEELLTLDEALTKLAEEDLQLAKLVELRYFTGLTIEETAKVLGVSPRTTKRNWTYARAWLQREISKE, encoded by the coding sequence ATGGATCGCGACGTTACACGCATTCTTTCCGCCATCGAAAATGGTGATCAGGCAGCGGCGAGCGAACTGCTGCCGCTGGTGTATGATGAATTGCGACGTCTGGCAGCGATCCGAATGAAACAGGAGCAGCCTGATCACACCCTGCAACCGACCGCATTGGTGCATGAGGCTTTCTTACGGCTCGTCGGGAACAATTCCCCGCAATGGGATGGTCGTGGTCATTTCTTCGCGGCAGCCGCCGAAGCAATGCGGCGGATTCTCATTGAGAATGCCCGTCGAAAAGGACGCATCAAACGGGGAGGCGAACTGCAGCAGCAGGAGTTCAACGACACCATCGGGGTGGACAGTGCTGAGAACGCCGAGGAGCTGCTCACGCTCGACGAAGCCTTAACGAAGCTGGCGGAAGAAGATCTGCAGCTGGCAAAGCTGGTTGAACTCAGATATTTCACAGGTCTGACAATCGAGGAAACGGCCAAAGTCCTTGGCGTCTCACCACGCACCACCAAACGCAACTGGACCTACGCCCGGGCGTGGCTTCAAAGGGAGATCAGCAAAGAATGA
- a CDS encoding beta-propeller domain-containing protein produces the protein MKHHLLLTLFVLTVLSGTTKAQEITHSFLACGQKTYIMGADGQPSWMYPVATRDGYVLDDGTIILTLSKGKRYKGGAVVSIDSNNKASVIWAGTQSEVNSAQPTAEGTYVITEAGNNPRLLEVSASGEVMLEFPLACQVKNHHMQTRMARKLDDGTYLAPHLLDFAVFHYAPDGNVLEKLDTTVPGDDEHRIHTWPFTAIRHADGHTLVCCTHGNRVVDFDADGNIVWTLTNDDLPGNWLQDPCGGQVLPNGNVVITSYAAGRADLDAPKMFEVTREKKVVWQYADGQKGGIHHFQILTTNGEKLSGPPLK, from the coding sequence ATGAAACATCATCTGCTGTTGACCCTGTTCGTCCTCACCGTCCTTTCCGGTACGACGAAAGCTCAGGAGATCACCCATAGCTTTCTTGCCTGTGGTCAAAAGACCTACATCATGGGAGCCGACGGGCAGCCGAGTTGGATGTACCCGGTCGCCACTCGCGACGGCTATGTGCTGGATGACGGAACGATCATTCTCACGCTGAGCAAAGGAAAACGTTACAAGGGTGGGGCGGTCGTCAGCATCGACTCGAATAACAAGGCGTCTGTCATCTGGGCCGGCACGCAGAGTGAAGTGAACAGCGCACAGCCCACGGCCGAGGGCACGTATGTGATTACTGAAGCCGGTAACAATCCCCGGCTGCTCGAAGTCAGTGCTTCCGGCGAAGTGATGCTGGAATTCCCGCTGGCATGCCAGGTCAAGAACCATCACATGCAGACCCGAATGGCCCGCAAGCTGGACGACGGGACCTACCTCGCACCGCATCTTTTGGATTTCGCAGTTTTCCACTACGCCCCGGATGGAAACGTTCTCGAAAAGCTGGACACCACTGTGCCGGGCGACGACGAGCACCGGATTCATACCTGGCCGTTCACCGCGATCCGACATGCCGATGGACATACGCTGGTCTGCTGCACTCACGGGAACCGAGTCGTCGACTTCGACGCCGACGGCAACATTGTCTGGACGTTGACCAACGACGATCTCCCCGGGAACTGGTTACAGGATCCCTGTGGCGGCCAGGTCCTTCCCAATGGCAACGTCGTCATCACCAGCTATGCAGCCGGCCGTGCAGATCTCGACGCTCCCAAGATGTTCGAAGTGACGCGCGAGAAGAAAGTGGTGTGGCAGTACGCCGATGGCCAAAAGGGGGGAATCCATCACTTTCAGATTCTCACGACCAACGGCGAGAAACTATCGGGTCCCCCACTCAAGTAA
- a CDS encoding zinc-binding metallopeptidase family protein, with protein MLEIFESITKRLMEAWKLGEPSGRKDVFTCRCERPVYFDNSLCLACEAPLGYEPYIQQVRALYPGPEPGIWMLEEEPEEAEYWKRCENFNSPAGCNWLVRADQEEPLCRSCRLNNTIPDLNDPDNCLGWRKIENAKRRLVAQLMNLGLPVVSKVSEDPERGVMFDFLRSKEGEPKVLTGHANGLITLNIEEANDSIREKIRHEMNEPYRTLLGHLRHEIGHYYWDRLIANTPWQEKFRDLFGDEREDYGEALKRNYENGPPADWATNHISSYASVHPWEDWAETWAHYLHVVDSLDTALRFGLRGEDVEQEIEPFTLDDLYDPEAPDAENMILLINSWVKLTTVLNELARSMGQPDFYPFVMSSSVLRKMHFIQIVVKDARGGSAVVE; from the coding sequence ATGTTAGAGATCTTTGAGTCGATCACGAAACGACTGATGGAGGCCTGGAAGCTGGGCGAGCCCTCCGGTCGGAAAGATGTCTTCACCTGTCGTTGTGAGAGGCCAGTTTATTTCGACAACAGCCTCTGTCTGGCCTGCGAGGCACCGCTGGGTTATGAGCCGTACATCCAGCAGGTTCGAGCGTTGTATCCCGGGCCCGAACCGGGAATCTGGATGCTTGAGGAAGAGCCGGAGGAAGCCGAGTACTGGAAACGCTGCGAGAATTTCAATTCACCGGCCGGTTGCAACTGGCTGGTTCGGGCGGATCAGGAGGAACCACTCTGCCGTTCGTGTCGGTTGAACAACACGATTCCGGATCTGAATGATCCCGACAATTGTCTCGGGTGGCGTAAAATCGAGAACGCGAAGCGCCGCCTTGTCGCCCAGTTAATGAACCTGGGGTTGCCGGTCGTCTCCAAGGTGAGTGAAGACCCGGAACGGGGCGTGATGTTCGACTTTTTGCGTTCCAAGGAGGGGGAGCCGAAAGTTCTCACCGGACACGCGAACGGCCTCATCACTCTGAATATCGAAGAGGCGAACGACTCGATTCGTGAGAAGATCCGACACGAGATGAACGAGCCCTATCGGACGCTGCTCGGTCATCTGCGGCACGAAATCGGCCACTATTACTGGGATCGCCTTATCGCCAATACGCCCTGGCAGGAGAAATTCCGCGATCTGTTTGGCGATGAGCGCGAGGATTACGGCGAGGCATTGAAGCGCAATTACGAGAACGGGCCCCCGGCGGATTGGGCCACCAATCACATCAGCTCCTATGCCTCCGTTCATCCCTGGGAAGACTGGGCGGAAACCTGGGCCCACTATCTGCATGTCGTCGACAGTCTCGACACCGCCCTCCGATTTGGACTCCGCGGCGAAGATGTCGAGCAGGAGATCGAACCCTTTACTCTTGATGATCTCTACGATCCGGAAGCCCCTGATGCGGAGAACATGATTCTCCTGATCAACTCCTGGGTCAAATTGACAACTGTTCTCAACGAACTTGCCCGCAGCATGGGGCAGCCTGACTTCTATCCGTTCGTCATGTCGAGTTCCGTTCTCCGAAAGATGCACTTCATTCAGATCGTTGTGAAAGATGCGCGCGGCGGAAGCGCGGTCGTTGAATAG
- a CDS encoding MBL fold metallo-hydrolase, whose product MTMVFERVQTDGIAQISYLISDDSTGEAAVIDPRPNVDVYLELSRKSGVAITHIFETHIHADFMSGARELQNRLGSASIYASGEEDASYDFPVERIHAGDRFKFGSITMTVRHTPGHTPEHVAYELAKTGSEGAPWGVLTGDSLFVGSAGRPDLLGEEETEELTEKLFHTLRDYYLKLDDGVIIYPCHGAGSACGADIGERPMSTIGFERRTNDFLQYDDFEKFKKFVKEGAPPVPQHYPILKKINARGPEVIGSSPAIPPLSAEQFQKAIESDADQLVDTRQMLAFGGGHIPGAINIGDRPSLSVWAGDMLSYDRKILLVVEDEEDLDWIAWHFAYVGLTKFAGYLAGGMKSWENKGLPLQALPQIPVQELAERKDEFQLLDVRSPSEFESGRIAGAKHKFVGEMRDGVNGDLGLNRDNPIAVYCGSGYRASIAASLLQRENYSRVYNVPGSMSAWKNVGLDVEK is encoded by the coding sequence ATGACGATGGTCTTCGAGCGAGTACAGACGGATGGTATCGCACAGATCTCTTATCTGATCTCCGACGACAGCACCGGCGAAGCGGCAGTTATCGATCCGCGCCCCAATGTGGACGTGTATCTGGAATTGAGCCGGAAGTCGGGAGTGGCCATCACCCATATTTTTGAAACGCACATTCACGCGGACTTTATGAGTGGGGCCCGTGAACTTCAGAACCGACTCGGCTCGGCCAGCATCTACGCCAGTGGTGAGGAGGACGCCAGCTACGACTTCCCCGTGGAGCGGATTCACGCAGGGGACCGCTTTAAGTTCGGTTCGATCACGATGACCGTTCGCCATACTCCCGGCCATACGCCGGAGCACGTCGCCTATGAGCTGGCGAAGACCGGCAGTGAAGGGGCCCCTTGGGGCGTCTTAACGGGGGATTCCCTGTTCGTCGGGTCGGCAGGACGACCAGACCTGCTCGGCGAAGAAGAAACTGAAGAGCTGACAGAGAAGCTGTTTCACACTCTCCGGGACTATTACCTCAAGCTTGATGACGGCGTCATTATTTATCCCTGCCATGGAGCCGGTTCCGCCTGTGGAGCCGACATCGGCGAGCGGCCGATGAGCACGATCGGATTTGAACGGCGAACCAACGACTTCCTGCAGTACGACGACTTTGAGAAGTTCAAGAAGTTCGTGAAGGAAGGGGCTCCTCCAGTTCCTCAGCACTACCCAATCCTGAAGAAGATCAACGCTCGGGGACCAGAGGTAATTGGCAGCTCACCTGCGATCCCTCCGTTGTCTGCGGAGCAGTTTCAAAAGGCGATCGAGAGCGATGCCGACCAGCTGGTTGATACGCGACAGATGCTCGCCTTCGGCGGCGGACATATCCCGGGGGCGATTAATATCGGAGACCGGCCATCCCTTTCTGTCTGGGCCGGAGACATGCTTTCTTACGATCGTAAGATTCTGCTCGTGGTTGAGGATGAAGAAGACCTCGACTGGATTGCCTGGCATTTCGCGTACGTCGGGCTGACGAAATTCGCGGGATATCTCGCCGGGGGAATGAAGTCCTGGGAGAACAAAGGATTGCCCCTGCAGGCCCTTCCGCAAATTCCGGTGCAGGAGTTGGCGGAGAGGAAGGACGAGTTTCAGCTCCTCGATGTGCGGTCGCCGAGCGAATTCGAGTCGGGGCGGATCGCCGGAGCAAAACACAAGTTCGTTGGTGAGATGCGGGACGGGGTCAACGGCGATCTCGGCTTGAATCGCGACAACCCGATTGCCGTGTACTGCGGAAGTGGATACCGGGCGAGTATTGCGGCCAGCCTGCTTCAGCGGGAGAACTACAGCCGCGTCTACAACGTCCCCGGGAGTATGTCTGCCTGGAAGAATGTCGGCCTGGATGTCGAGAAGTAA
- a CDS encoding YeeE/YedE thiosulfate transporter family protein: MSNPLSRKSWSPYLVGIAIGILSWFAFWSANHPLGITTAFEHTAALIFQAVYPPIVETNSYFDAESPKIGWEWMVVLGVFLGSLLSTLSSGDVERIKVPQMWKDRFGSSVALRFTVAALSGGVMMFGARLAQGCTSGHGISGNLQLAASSWLFSVTFFGAAVVTAFLCYGRTRHV, from the coding sequence ATGTCCAATCCATTGAGCAGGAAATCGTGGTCTCCGTATCTGGTGGGGATCGCAATAGGAATATTGAGCTGGTTTGCGTTCTGGAGCGCGAATCATCCTCTCGGGATCACAACAGCCTTTGAGCATACGGCCGCGTTAATCTTCCAAGCCGTCTATCCGCCGATTGTCGAAACCAACAGTTATTTCGATGCGGAGTCCCCGAAGATCGGGTGGGAATGGATGGTCGTCCTTGGGGTATTTCTTGGAAGTCTACTGAGTACCCTTAGCTCCGGAGATGTCGAACGCATCAAGGTCCCGCAGATGTGGAAAGACCGGTTTGGATCGAGCGTCGCACTCCGGTTCACTGTCGCGGCACTCAGTGGAGGAGTGATGATGTTCGGAGCGCGGCTGGCTCAGGGCTGCACAAGCGGGCACGGAATCAGCGGCAACCTTCAGCTGGCGGCATCGAGCTGGTTGTTCTCAGTCACCTTCTTTGGAGCAGCCGTAGTCACGGCATTCCTTTGTTACGGGAGGACCCGCCATGTTTGA
- a CDS encoding YeeE/YedE thiosulfate transporter family protein has protein sequence MFDPIWKLLLGLFTGIIFGILLQKGRVAKFRVIVSQFLFRDWTVVKIMGTAVVVGAMGIYALLPAGLVSLHIKPLVWLGVIAGGVLFGVGMALFGYCPGTSVAACGEGRRDAMVGVGGMLLGAAVYVWFYPQIQSVITMWGSAGKLTLPEWTDVSPWLWITGLTLVAIVAVLWSNRRRMPSLGTDPLAGQQHPT, from the coding sequence ATGTTTGACCCCATTTGGAAACTCCTGCTCGGACTGTTCACCGGGATCATCTTCGGCATCCTTCTGCAGAAAGGTCGGGTCGCCAAGTTTCGCGTGATTGTCAGCCAGTTTCTGTTCCGCGACTGGACCGTGGTCAAGATTATGGGAACGGCGGTCGTGGTGGGAGCCATGGGCATCTATGCCCTGCTTCCAGCCGGTCTTGTTTCGTTGCACATCAAACCGCTGGTCTGGCTGGGTGTTATCGCTGGTGGGGTTCTATTTGGCGTCGGCATGGCGTTATTTGGGTATTGCCCGGGCACCAGCGTGGCAGCCTGCGGGGAAGGGCGACGCGACGCCATGGTTGGTGTCGGAGGAATGCTCCTGGGAGCGGCTGTTTATGTCTGGTTCTACCCGCAGATCCAGTCGGTCATCACCATGTGGGGAAGTGCCGGCAAGCTCACGCTGCCAGAATGGACCGATGTGTCACCGTGGTTATGGATTACCGGACTTACGCTGGTCGCCATTGTGGCTGTTCTCTGGAGCAATCGGCGACGGATGCCTTCATTGGGAACAGATCCTCTGGCAGGGCAACAACACCCGACTTAG
- a CDS encoding YeeE/YedE thiosulfate transporter family protein, with translation MKTTALAMGLGISLLPGVAQAANALPDPYPYPEPAWSPYLAGGLIGGLVLLTLALASKKIGASSAYADGAGLIGRLVAPRHIASLPYYRDSKPMIGWTLVFVLGAIIGSWFAAWTGGEIDGTYLQEMWVARFGADTVAMRTFVALAGGALMAFGARMAGGCTSGHGISGTLQLAVSSWISVICFFVGGIVVALTLYRL, from the coding sequence ATGAAAACGACAGCACTTGCGATGGGCCTGGGGATCTCCCTCCTTCCGGGAGTCGCTCAGGCGGCAAACGCACTGCCCGATCCTTACCCTTATCCGGAGCCGGCGTGGTCTCCTTATCTCGCCGGTGGACTCATCGGAGGACTTGTCCTGCTCACACTGGCTCTGGCCAGCAAGAAAATCGGTGCCTCGAGCGCCTATGCCGACGGGGCAGGGTTAATCGGCCGGCTCGTCGCACCCCGGCACATCGCTTCGCTCCCTTATTACCGGGACAGCAAGCCGATGATTGGCTGGACCCTCGTGTTCGTTCTCGGAGCGATCATCGGCTCCTGGTTCGCCGCGTGGACGGGCGGTGAAATCGACGGGACTTACCTTCAGGAAATGTGGGTGGCCCGCTTCGGGGCCGACACCGTCGCGATGAGGACGTTCGTAGCCCTGGCGGGCGGAGCATTGATGGCCTTTGGAGCCCGAATGGCCGGCGGCTGCACGAGCGGACATGGTATCAGTGGGACGTTGCAGCTGGCGGTCAGCTCATGGATCTCGGTGATCTGTTTCTTCGTCGGCGGAATCGTGGTCGCGTTAACACTCTATCGCCTGTAG
- a CDS encoding YeeE/YedE thiosulfate transporter family protein, with product MAKFDILIGVLLLENFVVVKIMLTAIIVGMVGTYFMRKQGMIDLKINETRLGGNIIGGLIFGAGFALLAYCPGTNAAALGEGNLDAITGVAGLLLGSYLFALSSRFSGGSVSKWGSYGKLTLPEVVGMRQGVFIAIAVPVLVGILVALEVAGY from the coding sequence GTGGCCAAATTTGATATCCTCATTGGCGTTCTTCTCCTGGAGAATTTCGTTGTCGTCAAGATCATGCTGACGGCGATCATCGTGGGGATGGTCGGTACTTACTTCATGCGAAAGCAGGGGATGATCGATCTCAAGATTAACGAGACGCGTTTGGGGGGAAACATTATTGGCGGACTGATCTTCGGCGCGGGCTTCGCACTTCTGGCCTATTGCCCTGGCACAAACGCAGCCGCCTTGGGGGAAGGGAATCTCGACGCCATTACCGGCGTGGCGGGACTTCTCCTCGGCTCTTATCTCTTTGCTCTATCTTCAAGATTCAGCGGAGGATCCGTGAGCAAGTGGGGGAGCTACGGAAAACTGACCCTCCCCGAAGTCGTGGGAATGCGTCAGGGTGTGTTCATCGCGATTGCGGTTCCGGTTCTGGTTGGTATCCTCGTCGCACTCGAAGTCGCTGGCTACTAA
- a CDS encoding cysteine dioxygenase — MHRPCEILTLNDLTHRLRSCDRPLSIDELREFVRGIILPPQEWKALLRFDPEEFCYQTLFESAWFELNLIGWKPGQFSSIHDHRGTACCVLVLDGTLTNRDFQRDATGNLTELSSFELQPGDLLCRENQQIHSCGNEASSLSDLATLHLYSPPLAPLTQRRHD; from the coding sequence ATGCATCGCCCCTGTGAGATCCTGACACTTAACGACCTCACCCACCGGCTGCGGTCCTGCGACCGTCCGCTGTCGATCGACGAACTTCGCGAGTTCGTCCGCGGCATTATCCTGCCGCCCCAAGAATGGAAGGCACTTCTGCGGTTCGATCCGGAAGAGTTCTGTTATCAAACCCTCTTTGAGTCGGCTTGGTTCGAGCTCAACCTGATCGGCTGGAAGCCCGGCCAGTTCAGTTCCATCCATGACCATCGCGGCACCGCCTGTTGCGTACTCGTACTGGACGGCACGCTGACGAACCGCGACTTTCAACGCGACGCGACCGGAAACCTGACGGAGCTCTCAAGCTTCGAGCTTCAGCCCGGAGATCTTCTCTGCCGCGAGAACCAACAGATCCACTCCTGTGGAAACGAAGCTTCGTCCCTCTCTGATCTCGCGACTCTCCACCTCTATTCCCCACCGCTCGCTCCGCTGACGCAAAGACGTCACGACTGA
- a CDS encoding sigma-70 family RNA polymerase sigma factor, translating into MSEEPIHLDEHTLRVQTLFVQHQQAVTAFVLSFEPAIHDAEEIVQETFVTASRKASTWTAGTNFLAWACAIARFKTMSFQRDRGRRSRRLAEDVVELLAGHAEDDFSEFQRRVATLRDCLRKLAPKSRELVNLRYHAGLMPEQIAVDIDWTANAVRVALTRARNALRECLGRSGEKAL; encoded by the coding sequence ATGAGCGAAGAACCAATCCATCTCGACGAGCATACTCTGCGGGTTCAAACGCTGTTCGTGCAACACCAGCAGGCGGTAACGGCCTTCGTATTATCGTTTGAACCGGCGATTCATGACGCTGAGGAGATCGTTCAAGAGACGTTCGTCACGGCCAGCCGAAAAGCCTCGACGTGGACCGCCGGAACGAACTTTCTGGCTTGGGCCTGCGCAATCGCACGGTTCAAGACGATGAGTTTTCAACGGGACCGTGGACGGAGAAGCCGTCGGTTGGCGGAAGATGTCGTTGAACTCCTGGCGGGACACGCGGAAGACGACTTTTCGGAGTTTCAAAGACGAGTAGCGACGCTACGGGATTGTTTGAGAAAACTGGCCCCGAAATCACGCGAGCTCGTCAATCTTCGATATCACGCGGGCTTAATGCCTGAGCAGATTGCAGTCGACATCGACTGGACTGCCAATGCGGTTCGAGTCGCCCTGACCCGGGCTCGCAACGCACTTCGGGAATGTCTCGGGCGATCTGGGGAGAAGGCACTATGA